From the genome of Arthrobacter sp. SLBN-122:
GTGGACGACGGCCCACTCAAGAAGTTCGCCGTCGGCGATGAGCTGTTCGAACTCGTCCTTAGTCTTGAAGAAGTAGTGGACGCCATCCACCTCCCCTGGCCGGGGCGCCCGCGTGGTGGCCGAAACGGAAAGCCAGACCTCGGGGTAGTTGTCACGGATGTAAGTGGACACGGTGCCTTTGCCAACAGCCGTCGGACCTGCGAGGACTGTCAGTCCAGGTTTCTTGCTCACGTATTCCTTTTGCCGCAGTTGGGGAAAGACAGGACGCCGCCTGCCTCAATGCTCATCTATAAAATCTACCAGCGCCCGGCGTTGGTGGACGCCCAGGCCCCGGACCCTGCGGGACGCCGCGATGCCAAGCTGCTGCATGATGGCGGCAGCCCGCACCTTCCCGATGCCGGGAAGGGCCTCGAGCAGTTCCGAGACCTTCATGCGTGCCAGCGCGTCGTCCTCCAGGGCGGAGCTGATGATGTCCGCTGCGGACCTGTCGCCGTTCCGAAGGCTTTCCTTTGCTGCGGCACGGGTGGCCCTGGCCGCTGCTGCCTTGCCCAGGGCGTCGGCCCGTTCAGATGCGGAAAGAGGTCGCAGGACCATCACGGACACCCCCGGATTCGGCGGATTTCATCCAAGGGCGGCCGCCCTTGGACCTGTCCTGAAACTACCCTCTGGTGCAGCCCGAATCAATGCATCCCAGCAATTGCAGCCTATTGTCCGCGCAGCCCGTCCAGCGTGCGCAGGGCGGCCTCCCGCAGGCCGCGGACCTGCGGACCTGCCGAAAGGATGTCGCGGCTGGAGGTTCCCAGGACCAGCGGGTAGGCGTCGCCGAAGGTGGCCCGAAGGTCCGCCGGCGTGGCCCCCTGCGCTCCCAGGCCGGGCGCCAGGATGGGACCGCGGACGGCAGCGAGATCCATATCCAGATCCGTCAAAGCTGACCCCACGGTGGCGCCGACCACCAGGCCCACGGAGCCCAGGTTGCCCCCGTACCGGGAGTTTTCCGCCGCTGCCGCAGATGTGATCCTGCGCGCCACGGAATCCCTTCCGCCAACATGCTGGACCGAAGCTCCTTCAGGGTTGGAAGTCAGTGCCAGCACGAAGACACCGCGTCCGGTTTCGGCCGCGAGGTCCAGCGCGGGGCGCAGCGACTCGAAGCCAAGGTAGGGGCTCAGC
Proteins encoded in this window:
- the mihF gene encoding integration host factor, actinobacterial type encodes the protein MVLRPLSASERADALGKAAAARATRAAAKESLRNGDRSAADIISSALEDDALARMKVSELLEALPGIGKVRAAAIMQQLGIAASRRVRGLGVHQRRALVDFIDEH
- the pyrF gene encoding orotidine-5'-phosphate decarboxylase, which encodes MPEQASGNSPVSTAGRESFGSRLGAAMAARGPLCVGIDPHPALLKSWGLDDDAAGLRRFSLTVLEAVAPLAAAVKPQVALYERHGSAGMAVLEEILATARDESVLSIADAKRGDIGSTMAAYADAWLRDESPLAADSVTLSPYLGFESLRPALDLAAETGRGVFVLALTSNPEGASVQHVGGRDSVARRITSAAAAENSRYGGNLGSVGLVVGATVGSALTDLDMDLAAVRGPILAPGLGAQGATPADLRATFGDAYPLVLGTSSRDILSAGPQVRGLREAALRTLDGLRGQ